ttaatttttaaattacaattaaaaaattattactcacCGACTTCAGTAACGCGTTgcataaaatttgaaaattcctCTTCCGTAACATTTTTATCCAGCGACAAATTTTCCAAAGcctttattttatcatcagaaaatgaattttcttcCATTGCACACAAtccctttaaaattttatcacaaatCTCTCTACCCTACGACTACTTAATtattacgattattatttctttgGTTTCCGTTAAATCAATCACGAGCCGTCTCCATGACAACGTATAAATATGCcacaaaatattcaaaaattaataaataacaaattttaaactcaataatatattttacaatacacatatatataaatataaactatttaattaattaacaaaattcgCTACTAGTACTCGGCCCCGTCCAATTTTTCggataagttttaaaaatttcaactcccgggcccagtgatatttttttatctgctTTAGTTTTATTTCCTTGATCGAAATCATCCATCGAAATATCGACTTCgtctttaataaatataccggagtttaaattatcattatcattaaaatttgaatttgaatttgaattaaatctGGTCATCGTCACACTCGCGTCATTTACCGCGGgttgaaaaatgatttcaacTTCGTCTaagagttttaatttttttaaataattacaattatccagtttcttattatttttaccctcaattattacttttttaaatccattattattatttttaaaacatttattatcatttttataattatttacatcaaCTTTCTTATCATCTGATATTGCATTTGTTTCGTTAATTATCACAgttgaatttttatcattactattattattattattactttttctcTTATTATTTCTTACTCTATAATTATCCATTACAAAATCATTATCACGCAATAAATTAGATGTTGTGCGCtgtcttaaattataattattttttagtaattgcggtttttttattttaataactggagttattttatttttgaaattattgtcATGATCAATATCACCGTCATTACTCGTAACAGCATCTGGACTTATCGGTTCATTTTTAATCTCCACAGCATCGATACTCGTATCAATCAGCGGcgaattttcaataaaatttaatttatcatcatcTAGTTGTCCAGTTGGTTTTATATCTTTGAGACCGTGAATGTCAAAAACTTGagctattttaattaaacgctTGACATCACGCTCCGGTACTTGAATTTCTCCGTagtacataaaatttaatattaatttcaaatcattATGATCGATGtcatgtaaaataattagtggATGTGGATGATCATTTTTCATCAACAGACGCCGGAAAAATCCACTCGTTGCTGATAATATCATTTTGTGACATTTAAATGTTACGTTATTTTTACATACCAGTGATAAGTCTACAAAATGTTGTTTTTCGTAACAATAATCTAAAGTTGAAGACAAgtgagatgaaaaaaaatcccaccGTAAATTCAACATTGTCTCTggttgcattttttttttttttttaattcttactgTTACTTTTACTCTTGATGATTAAAGAGACATTATGAAACTGCTATTGCTTTGGagttaatgttttatttaaactgcGGCACTTTACAcgttcaaagttattttaaaacacaCACGACACGTATTTACTGTAACGTGGCGACTTCACTTATTAcattattacaaattttattatttttatcatttaacgttttttgataaaaaagaaaaaacaaacattgaaatttttataaaatttatcccaacatattttttattaatcaaaaatttttaattgtaatttgaaatttaaaattttaacttttcataaaaatttcaaattttcaaaattttaaactgaaaaaaaaatgagtatttttttttttatatcactattaagaaattaaaaaaaatgtatcataaaaattttgaatttgaaaaattttgaccttgaaagaaaaaaaaaatggtataaaaaatgaataagatctatatgaaatatatattcatattttattgtgTTTATATAAACccgagtataaaaataaaagtgaaataaGAATATTGTCTGTCTTTGTTACACCAAAGACAATTTAATAGCGAGTAGACAGAAGAAAAAGAGTCAGACACAGACAGATTGTGTCTTTTGCCGTACCGACTATTTCTCCGGCATAAACTGtacatacaaataaaataaaaaaagtcttactaaatataataataaaaaaaaaactacattatCTACCTATGCATTAATCCGCGATCCACATtcactatatataattttatacacgatatatatatagtccGCGAGAAactgaatttgaatttgaaccGACAGATGTCGTTTTGGCGGTAACGTGGCGGCGCGAGTGAGCCAAATGCGTCAGTAGTCAGTTAATCGCGAGCATTCACTGCGATcgtttgtattttattttttaaaatattttttacatatatatacatatatatatatatttatatatatatcagtgCAAGGTTTACGAAACCTCCCACGCCACAAGTGccttgtaattaataaaccgtaagttctaataattaatttacaaaaaacaatttaaataattaatcgtgaaatttataaaaaagtaaaacataaaatacgCGATGGCGGACGAGGGAAATGAAAATGGTACCAGCAACGGCGAAGTTCCTGAAATCGAATTGATAATTAAggtattttacttaatttactttttttatttaattttgtaattaaatttaccacGTAATTATGACatctggtaattttttttacttgctgCTTAAttagttttctttttattttacgtaaaGCCGCGTTTACACGCACGCGAAAATGCGTTACCGAATTTCGTCCGTTAAACTGTAATGAGTTACACCCGGAATTCTCTAGAGCatgacgttatttttttttttttatttaactataaggaaaaataatttaacgacAGATGTAGAGATGAAAAgcttgattaaaaataattaaatttaacctgtagtaattatgttaaataaataatttgccAGTCGTGTaaagataaatatttgtaattacaCAAGTTAATTCTCGTTAAAcggaagttaataataataattgtgtaatttcaataaaaagatAAATGTATTTGTTAATAAGTAAAGTTTTCGAGCTGgagactttttatttaaatcaaaagcaATCATTACTTTGAGAGTCTAAAGTCACTATTATGTGTTTACTCAGTGACTAATTTAGCGATGATCAAGAGACTTTATTATAAATGCAGAAGGAAATTCTCGTACGAGCGATGACTAACGTTTTAAATCCCgtactcttttttatttatttgaatatcttGTGGACTAGTTTATACGTCTGCTTTTACGTTAACATCATCATAATTTTCAGCCTGTACATTTTAtcagcaattatttttatccgtaTAAGTACTTGggtcattatt
This sequence is a window from Microplitis mediator isolate UGA2020A chromosome 3, iyMicMedi2.1, whole genome shotgun sequence. Protein-coding genes within it:
- the LOC130666141 gene encoding putative uncharacterized protein DDB_G0267716; this translates as MQPETMLNLRWDFFSSHLSSTLDYCYEKQHFVDLSLVCKNNVTFKCHKMILSATSGFFRRLLMKNDHPHPLIILHDIDHNDLKLILNFMYYGEIQVPERDVKRLIKIAQVFDIHGLKDIKPTGQLDDDKLNFIENSPLIDTSIDAVEIKNEPISPDAVTSNDGDIDHDNNFKNKITPVIKIKKPQLLKNNYNLRQRTTSNLLRDNDFVMDNYRVRNNKRKSNNNNNSNDKNSTVIINETNAISDDKKVDVNNYKNDNKCFKNNNNGFKKVIIEGKNNKKLDNCNYLKKLKLLDEVEIIFQPAVNDASVTMTRFNSNSNSNFNDNDNLNSGIFIKDEVDISMDDFDQGNKTKADKKISLGPGVEIFKTYPKNWTGPSTSSEFC